One window of Agromyces rhizosphaerae genomic DNA carries:
- a CDS encoding extracellular solute-binding protein, producing MTTTLRGMTWEHERGYGSVVAAAEAYREVAPEVEVVWEYRSLLAFGDQGLDELVDGVDLLVIDHPHIPFAAERGLLLPLDGAGHDDELATLAAQTIGPSHASYQHQGRQWGLATDAAAQVAAWRPDLIDAPPRTWDEVFALAEEGRVLWPAKPVDAYSSLLTVAASFGADALREPGIFLPRDAAREALELMRRLASLVPEDNLTLNPIDVADRLATGEQYAYSPLLFGYTNYSREGFREHPIAYVDIPAGPLGVRGSLLGGAGIAVSARSRHPQAAIDHAFWLDSAEVQEGVYFDGGGQPGNAVAWDSDRTNALSLDFFRNTRTTLETAYVRPRHPEYPELQNEVGSMITDVLAGRVDIDDAIDRLDEATARHLEG from the coding sequence ATGACGACCACGCTGCGGGGCATGACCTGGGAGCACGAGCGGGGGTACGGCAGCGTCGTCGCGGCGGCGGAGGCCTACCGCGAGGTGGCACCCGAGGTCGAGGTCGTCTGGGAGTACCGGTCGCTGCTCGCATTCGGCGACCAGGGCCTCGACGAGCTCGTCGACGGCGTCGACCTGCTCGTGATCGACCATCCGCACATCCCGTTCGCCGCCGAGCGCGGCCTGCTGCTGCCGCTCGACGGTGCAGGCCACGACGACGAGCTCGCGACGCTCGCCGCTCAGACGATCGGGCCGTCGCACGCGTCGTACCAGCACCAGGGCCGCCAATGGGGGCTCGCGACCGATGCGGCCGCCCAGGTCGCGGCGTGGCGCCCGGACCTGATCGACGCGCCACCGCGAACGTGGGACGAGGTGTTCGCGCTCGCCGAGGAGGGGCGCGTGCTGTGGCCGGCGAAGCCGGTCGACGCATACTCGAGCCTGCTCACCGTCGCCGCGAGCTTCGGCGCCGACGCGCTCCGCGAGCCCGGGATCTTCCTGCCCCGCGACGCGGCTCGCGAGGCGCTCGAACTGATGCGCCGGCTCGCGTCGCTCGTGCCGGAGGACAACCTGACACTGAATCCGATCGATGTCGCCGACCGGCTCGCGACGGGGGAGCAGTACGCGTACAGCCCGCTGCTGTTCGGGTACACGAACTACTCGCGCGAGGGGTTCCGGGAGCATCCGATCGCGTACGTCGACATTCCGGCGGGACCGCTCGGCGTGCGCGGCTCACTGCTCGGCGGCGCGGGCATCGCGGTCTCGGCGCGTTCCCGCCATCCGCAGGCCGCGATCGACCACGCGTTCTGGCTCGACTCCGCCGAGGTGCAGGAGGGCGTCTACTTCGACGGTGGGGGCCAGCCGGGCAACGCGGTCGCATGGGACTCGGACCGTACGAACGCGCTGAGCCTGGACTTCTTCCGCAACACCCGGACCACGCTCGAGACCGCATACGTGCGCCCGCGGCATCCGGAGTACCCGGAGCTGCAGAACGAGGTCGGGTCCATGATCACCGACGTGCTCGCGGGACGGGTCGACATCGACGATGCCATCGACCGCCTCGACGAAGCCACGGCACGCCACCTGGAGGGCTGA
- a CDS encoding mandelate racemase/muconate lactonizing enzyme family protein, producing MTTSPPAGTTQEGTRRDGRAGPATSLTVTEVRAVLLSHRYPQGEELTWVGGTIRSWDAALVEVVLSDGTRGVGEAGAGIMAATAVPGLVDAFRPYIVGAAFESPLEVADHLRAYTAFWSRGGIASGVAGAIEIAACDAVAKRAGVPVHELLGGAARDRIRAYASGGLGTTFEQVADWAATQVAAGFEIVKFRAMSDPDTTLRLLDHVTATLPDGTRFVIDAVQACASTPWSAEDAIRVGTRAAELGALWYEEPMQADDVAGFARVRAAVDVPVSGVESNGTVREFAELIGAGGVDLAQPDATFVGGFRAFSRVARLAHGAGVDCVPHVWGSGVTFAANLHAALAEPTVELFEYCTLPNPLRDALLIEPTDFVDGTIGAPSAPGLGVQLTEEIERRFAFQAGGGHVIR from the coding sequence ATGACGACGTCGCCCCCCGCAGGCACCACTCAGGAAGGGACGAGACGGGACGGCCGCGCCGGACCCGCCACGTCGCTCACCGTGACGGAGGTGCGCGCCGTCCTCCTGTCGCACCGCTACCCACAGGGAGAGGAGCTCACGTGGGTGGGCGGCACCATCCGCTCATGGGATGCCGCGCTCGTCGAGGTCGTGCTCTCCGACGGCACGCGCGGCGTGGGTGAGGCGGGCGCCGGCATCATGGCCGCCACGGCGGTGCCCGGGCTCGTCGACGCCTTCCGACCGTACATCGTGGGCGCCGCGTTCGAATCGCCGCTCGAGGTCGCCGATCACCTGCGCGCGTACACGGCGTTCTGGTCGCGCGGCGGCATCGCTTCCGGCGTGGCCGGCGCCATCGAGATCGCCGCATGCGACGCGGTGGCGAAGCGAGCGGGGGTGCCCGTCCACGAACTGCTCGGCGGGGCCGCGCGCGATCGCATCCGGGCCTACGCGAGCGGCGGTCTCGGCACCACGTTCGAGCAGGTCGCCGACTGGGCAGCGACGCAGGTGGCCGCCGGGTTCGAGATCGTGAAGTTCCGGGCGATGTCCGACCCGGACACGACGCTGCGGCTGCTCGATCACGTGACCGCCACACTGCCTGACGGCACGAGGTTCGTCATCGACGCGGTGCAGGCGTGCGCCTCCACCCCATGGTCCGCCGAGGACGCGATCCGCGTCGGAACGCGAGCTGCCGAGCTCGGCGCGCTCTGGTACGAGGAGCCGATGCAGGCGGACGACGTCGCCGGATTCGCACGGGTGCGCGCCGCGGTCGACGTTCCCGTCTCAGGCGTGGAGTCCAACGGCACGGTGCGCGAGTTCGCCGAGCTGATCGGCGCCGGCGGGGTCGACCTCGCCCAGCCGGACGCGACCTTCGTCGGCGGCTTCCGAGCATTCTCGCGGGTCGCCCGGCTCGCGCACGGCGCCGGCGTCGACTGCGTGCCGCATGTCTGGGGCAGCGGCGTGACCTTCGCCGCGAACCTCCACGCCGCGCTCGCCGAGCCGACGGTCGAGCTGTTCGAGTACTGCACGCTGCCGAATCCGCTTCGCGATGCCCTCCTCATCGAGCCGACCGACTTCGTCGACGGCACCATCGGCGCCCCGAGTGCGCCGGGGCTCGGCGTGCAGCTCACAGAGGAGATCGAACGCCGGTTCGCGTTCCAGGCGGGCGGTGGCCATGTCATCCGCTGA
- a CDS encoding ABC transporter substrate-binding protein, with amino-acid sequence MIDNNTPVTALTTRARPRSRGLWAAATVAVSGLLLAGCSTASDDPAAESDTLVLQVQAGAEANVAGFLSVFEEQYPDVTVETQAVSQTAKTGSNLQVLTSSSAPDVAVVPTNTQVFSELTAAGELVPLDDVWEAADLDARYGESLAAALKTAGTPYVVSYDSTIYNVVYYNKDLFAELGIPEPENHRFESLDELEATVTALKEGGKQGLAIGPADNYQSSWMIDAYLPTSSTPEELENYLTSWQEGVEQTISYTDEPFLRAIEQIKAMGEADLFQDGYLGQDVATAQSLFVQGAAGMMLNGQYAAQPFIDEGMTDEFGWAMLPPVDPGAMTQLTLYNGDAFAIPARAKNPDLAKKFLEVVMSVEAQETLIEKGALPSINDVPAESYSVMIPQVQEMLADVAEFGGQPGWTSVVPGGLGQQLVDPRIQEMLNGNETPAGVGQTVEDMLTEMRAE; translated from the coding sequence ATGATTGACAACAACACGCCCGTCACGGCACTGACCACTCGGGCACGACCCCGATCGCGAGGCCTCTGGGCGGCGGCGACGGTCGCCGTCTCGGGCCTACTGCTGGCCGGATGCTCCACTGCATCCGACGACCCCGCAGCTGAGAGCGACACGCTCGTGCTGCAGGTGCAGGCAGGAGCCGAAGCCAACGTCGCCGGGTTCCTGAGCGTCTTCGAGGAGCAGTATCCCGACGTCACCGTGGAGACCCAGGCGGTCTCGCAGACCGCGAAGACGGGGTCGAACCTCCAGGTGCTGACCTCGAGCAGCGCGCCCGACGTCGCAGTCGTCCCGACGAACACGCAGGTGTTCAGCGAGCTCACCGCCGCCGGCGAGTTGGTTCCGCTCGACGATGTGTGGGAGGCGGCGGATCTGGATGCGCGGTACGGCGAGTCGCTCGCGGCAGCGCTGAAGACGGCAGGGACCCCGTACGTGGTGTCGTACGACTCGACGATCTACAACGTCGTGTACTACAACAAGGATCTCTTCGCAGAACTCGGGATTCCCGAACCCGAGAACCATCGGTTCGAATCGCTCGACGAGCTCGAGGCGACCGTGACCGCCCTGAAGGAGGGCGGCAAGCAGGGCCTCGCGATCGGGCCCGCCGACAACTACCAGTCGAGCTGGATGATCGATGCCTACCTGCCGACATCGTCGACGCCGGAGGAGCTCGAGAACTACCTCACGAGCTGGCAGGAAGGCGTCGAGCAGACGATCTCCTACACCGATGAGCCGTTCCTGCGCGCGATCGAGCAGATCAAGGCGATGGGTGAGGCGGACCTGTTCCAGGACGGCTACCTCGGGCAGGACGTTGCGACCGCGCAGTCGCTGTTCGTCCAGGGAGCGGCCGGCATGATGCTCAACGGCCAGTACGCGGCGCAGCCGTTCATCGACGAGGGCATGACGGACGAGTTCGGTTGGGCGATGCTGCCTCCCGTGGACCCGGGCGCGATGACCCAGCTCACGCTCTACAACGGGGACGCGTTCGCGATCCCGGCCCGTGCGAAGAACCCCGACCTCGCGAAGAAGTTCCTCGAGGTGGTCATGTCCGTCGAAGCGCAGGAGACGCTCATCGAGAAGGGTGCGCTTCCGTCGATCAACGACGTGCCCGCCGAGTCGTACTCGGTCATGATCCCGCAGGTGCAGGAGATGCTCGCGGATGTCGCTGAGTTCGGCGGCCAGCCGGGGTGGACCTCGGTGGTTCCTGGCGGTCTCGGGCAGCAGCTGGTCGACCCGCGAATCCAGGAGATGCTGAACGGGAACGAGACGCCGGCCGGCGTCGGCCAGACCGTCGAGGACATGCTGACGGAGATGCGCGCCGAGTAG
- a CDS encoding CaiB/BaiF CoA transferase family protein, producing MSPAPPLPLEGVLVLDFSQFLAGPVAAMRLADLGARVIKVERPGVGDIGRTLAFAGRRIDGDTVSFHAMNRNKESITADLKSADDLAYVKELVARADVIIQNFRPGVMERIGLDYESVKTINPSIVYASATGYGSEGPWKDRPGQDLLAQSISGLPWLSGSREDGPVPVGVSIADHLLSCHIAQGVTALLVRRFRTGEGGLVESSLLEAMLDLQFELLSTRLNDETITVRRGGSHSAHAFLAAPYGTYPTTDGYLALAMNAIPTLGRLLGIRELELMSDPQEAWDRQVEIEEMLAERFATDTTQHWLDILDTADVWCAPVLTLDELMESDGFAAIRMTQEVERDGVRIATTRGPIRVDGRVLSSAKAAPRLGEDDEAIRTEFPRQRVDA from the coding sequence ATGTCCCCCGCTCCACCGCTCCCACTCGAGGGCGTGCTCGTCCTTGACTTCAGCCAGTTCCTCGCCGGCCCGGTGGCGGCCATGCGCCTCGCCGATCTCGGAGCGAGGGTGATCAAGGTCGAGCGCCCCGGCGTCGGCGACATCGGACGGACGCTCGCGTTCGCGGGTCGCCGGATCGACGGCGACACCGTCTCGTTCCACGCGATGAACCGGAACAAGGAGTCGATCACCGCCGACCTGAAGTCGGCCGATGACCTCGCCTACGTCAAGGAGCTGGTGGCCAGGGCGGATGTCATCATCCAGAACTTCCGCCCCGGCGTCATGGAGCGCATCGGCCTCGACTACGAGTCGGTCAAGACGATCAACCCGTCGATCGTCTACGCGAGCGCGACCGGCTACGGCTCGGAGGGGCCGTGGAAGGATCGCCCCGGGCAGGACCTGCTCGCGCAGTCGATCTCCGGGCTGCCGTGGCTGAGCGGGTCGCGCGAGGACGGCCCGGTGCCGGTCGGGGTGTCGATCGCCGACCACCTCCTGAGTTGCCACATCGCGCAGGGCGTCACCGCGCTGCTCGTGCGCCGCTTCCGCACCGGCGAAGGCGGGCTGGTGGAGTCGAGCCTCCTCGAGGCCATGCTCGACCTGCAGTTCGAACTGCTGAGCACGCGGTTGAACGACGAGACGATCACGGTCCGCCGCGGCGGGTCGCACTCGGCGCATGCTTTCCTGGCCGCGCCCTACGGTACCTACCCGACCACCGACGGCTACCTGGCCCTCGCGATGAACGCGATCCCCACGCTCGGCCGCCTGCTCGGCATCCGGGAGCTCGAGCTGATGTCCGACCCGCAGGAGGCGTGGGACCGTCAGGTGGAGATCGAGGAGATGCTCGCGGAGCGCTTCGCGACCGACACGACCCAGCACTGGCTCGACATCCTCGACACCGCCGACGTCTGGTGCGCGCCCGTGCTCACGCTGGACGAGTTGATGGAGTCCGACGGATTCGCAGCGATTCGCATGACGCAGGAGGTCGAGCGCGACGGGGTGCGGATCGCGACCACGCGCGGGCCGATCCGGGTCGACGGCCGCGTGCTGTCGAGCGCGAAGGCCGCGCCACGCCTGGGCGAGGACGACGAGGCGATCCGCACGGAGTTCCCCCGGCAGCGGGTGGACGCATGA
- a CDS encoding MaoC family dehydratase, with protein sequence MQTIDRWWEDIEVGERRETVGRTITEADIVLHAGQTGDFFPHHMDAEWMATQPAGQRIAHGTLTLAVAVGMTAGDINPQSMSYGYDRIRFINPVFIGDTIRVTAEITEKSEHPKKPEQFGYVHELVTVVNQRGQTVMVLTHLYLVNRRTGDQR encoded by the coding sequence ATGCAGACCATCGACCGTTGGTGGGAGGACATCGAGGTCGGCGAGCGACGGGAGACCGTCGGCCGCACGATCACCGAGGCCGACATCGTGCTCCACGCCGGGCAGACCGGCGACTTCTTCCCCCATCACATGGATGCCGAGTGGATGGCGACGCAGCCCGCGGGCCAGCGGATCGCTCACGGCACGCTCACGCTGGCGGTCGCCGTCGGGATGACCGCCGGCGACATCAACCCGCAGTCGATGAGCTACGGCTACGACCGCATCCGCTTCATCAACCCGGTGTTCATCGGCGACACCATCCGGGTGACCGCCGAGATCACCGAGAAATCCGAGCACCCGAAGAAGCCCGAGCAGTTCGGCTACGTGCACGAACTCGTGACCGTCGTGAACCAGCGCGGCCAGACCGTGATGGTGCTCACCCACCTCTACCTCGTCAACCGGAGAACAGGAGATCAGCGATGA
- a CDS encoding LacI family DNA-binding transcriptional regulator, producing the protein MATLSDVASKAGVSVSAVSRVLTNAPDARVSEQTRARIFDAAKELDYRPNFAARALKFARTNVIAVVVPDLTNAMFTEFMTGVEEEGNRRGYGVLLARAENLTTEPDAIPRLIGEGRVDGAIVQLGDASKVTDFGELFDGRLPVILVNSDHLDHPGSVLLEDAEGIRVAVRHLIELGHRRIGYLGGLADSDTARRRREGFVDEMRSAGIEPQAELMTTLGYQPRAGGEALLVVLDHDEPPTAVVVANVNAAIGALLEARRHGLRVPEDLSIVAMHDAWTAENTWPPLTTVRMPLRRLGESAMTAMFERITTGVATDLVVTDPAPELIVRESTAGPAR; encoded by the coding sequence ATGGCCACTCTCAGTGACGTCGCATCGAAGGCAGGGGTCTCCGTCTCCGCGGTGTCCAGGGTCCTGACGAATGCGCCCGACGCGCGCGTGAGCGAGCAGACCCGTGCGCGCATCTTCGACGCCGCGAAGGAGTTGGACTACCGGCCGAATTTCGCCGCGCGCGCGCTGAAGTTCGCACGCACGAACGTCATCGCCGTCGTCGTTCCGGACCTCACGAACGCGATGTTCACCGAGTTCATGACGGGTGTCGAGGAAGAGGGGAATCGCCGCGGGTACGGCGTGCTTCTGGCGCGGGCCGAGAACCTCACGACTGAGCCCGACGCGATCCCGCGCCTGATCGGCGAGGGTCGGGTGGACGGAGCGATCGTGCAACTCGGCGACGCGAGCAAGGTCACGGACTTCGGGGAACTCTTCGACGGTCGGCTTCCGGTCATCCTCGTCAACTCCGATCATCTCGACCATCCCGGCTCGGTACTCCTCGAGGACGCTGAAGGCATCCGCGTGGCAGTGCGGCATCTGATCGAACTCGGCCACCGCAGGATCGGATACCTCGGTGGCCTCGCCGACTCGGATACGGCCCGCCGCAGACGCGAGGGCTTCGTCGACGAGATGCGGTCGGCTGGGATCGAGCCGCAGGCCGAGCTGATGACCACGCTCGGCTACCAGCCGCGCGCGGGCGGCGAGGCACTTCTGGTCGTCCTCGATCATGACGAGCCCCCGACGGCGGTCGTGGTCGCGAATGTCAACGCCGCGATCGGCGCGCTTCTCGAGGCACGTCGCCACGGGCTGCGCGTGCCCGAGGACCTCTCGATCGTCGCGATGCACGACGCATGGACGGCCGAGAACACCTGGCCGCCGCTGACCACCGTACGGATGCCGCTCCGCCGCCTGGGCGAGAGTGCGATGACGGCGATGTTCGAGCGGATCACCACGGGGGTGGCGACCGACCTCGTGGTCACCGATCCCGCGCCCGAGCTGATCGTGCGGGAGTCGACCGCGGGTCCCGCTCGGTAG
- a CDS encoding carbohydrate ABC transporter permease, with the protein MIKRVLGLGMGHLLLIGWTILAIVPFILIAIYSLRSNTDLFAYPLGIGGQYHPENYVIAWNGPGGGAGMIDYFTNTAIAGGVAIVVTLTVGSTAAYFATKLGARMRALFLAIFLTASVVPFVLIIIPYFQVFNALSLLSQPAVLGVTYGVLTLPTTVLVLTSYYADFPQELIESATVDGLGEFSAYLQIVLPLSKGALTAVGMLALVFVWAEAQLGIVLLQESTSQTVSVGVLGFQGQFTAQLGPLFAGLSIATIPVIIIYLIFNRFITKGIALGGVFR; encoded by the coding sequence ATGATCAAGCGCGTGCTCGGGCTCGGAATGGGCCACCTCTTGCTGATCGGCTGGACGATTCTGGCAATCGTGCCGTTCATCCTGATCGCGATCTACTCGCTGCGGAGCAACACCGACCTGTTCGCCTACCCGCTCGGCATCGGGGGGCAATATCACCCCGAGAACTACGTCATCGCGTGGAACGGCCCGGGTGGTGGCGCCGGCATGATCGACTACTTCACGAACACCGCGATCGCCGGCGGAGTGGCGATCGTCGTGACATTGACGGTCGGCTCCACGGCGGCGTACTTCGCGACCAAGCTCGGAGCGAGGATGCGAGCACTCTTCCTCGCGATCTTCCTGACGGCGAGCGTGGTGCCGTTCGTCCTGATCATCATCCCGTACTTCCAGGTGTTCAACGCGCTCTCCCTGCTGAGTCAACCGGCGGTGCTCGGCGTCACCTACGGAGTGCTGACCCTCCCGACGACGGTGCTCGTGTTGACCTCCTACTACGCGGACTTTCCCCAGGAGCTCATCGAGTCGGCGACAGTCGACGGTCTCGGGGAGTTCTCCGCGTACCTCCAGATCGTGCTCCCGTTGTCGAAAGGCGCGCTGACGGCGGTCGGGATGCTGGCCCTGGTGTTCGTGTGGGCTGAAGCGCAGCTCGGAATCGTCCTCCTGCAGGAGTCGACCTCGCAGACCGTTTCGGTCGGTGTACTCGGCTTCCAGGGGCAGTTCACCGCGCAACTCGGCCCCCTGTTCGCCGGACTCAGCATTGCGACGATCCCGGTGATCATCATCTACCTCATCTTCAACCGATTCATCACGAAGGGAATCGCGCTCGGTGGCGTCTTCCGCTGA
- a CDS encoding RraA family protein: MSDSCDAAGLREQVLQHRLAPLVPGTRALGRARTVRFAPALEDDPDDPYRDAIEFIDGIGPGEFVVIATAASNDSAFWGELFSAAALGHGAVGVLTDGNLRDTDRIAALGFPAFGRSRRPMDYRARMRIVSTDTEVAVGGVRIASGDLVIADDDGVVAVPRDHEDEVLGLARERAAREATVLEELLAGESLRSVWDRHRVL, encoded by the coding sequence GTGAGCGACTCGTGCGATGCCGCAGGACTGCGCGAGCAGGTTCTGCAGCACCGGCTCGCGCCGCTCGTGCCGGGAACCCGTGCGCTCGGACGAGCGCGCACCGTGCGCTTCGCCCCGGCACTGGAGGATGATCCCGACGACCCGTACCGCGATGCGATCGAGTTCATCGACGGGATCGGTCCGGGCGAGTTCGTCGTGATCGCCACCGCCGCGAGCAACGACTCGGCGTTCTGGGGAGAGTTGTTCAGCGCCGCGGCCCTCGGGCACGGTGCGGTCGGCGTGCTGACCGACGGCAACCTGCGGGACACCGATCGGATCGCCGCGCTCGGCTTCCCCGCGTTCGGTCGGTCGCGGCGCCCGATGGACTACCGTGCCCGGATGCGGATCGTCTCGACCGACACGGAAGTCGCAGTGGGAGGTGTGCGCATCGCATCGGGCGACCTGGTGATCGCAGACGACGACGGCGTCGTCGCCGTTCCGCGAGACCACGAGGACGAGGTCCTCGGCCTCGCGCGCGAGCGAGCCGCCCGCGAGGCGACGGTGCTCGAGGAGCTGCTGGCGGGGGAGTCCCTCCGGTCGGTCTGGGACCGCCACCGGGTCCTGTGA
- a CDS encoding carbohydrate ABC transporter permease, with protein MVGATATGWPPPARRRAMSDTTEATRTNEMDTVAVVLPPEMRKGGRRRIGIVRGRRIIMAVTILPAVLLIAAFLWAPAVQGIRISFSDWRGLGPIEFIGLENYIDAFTGSEFLPALWLTVVYAVLSTAGIMAVATLLAAAVSARVRGAAFYRVVWFLPGIAPIAAAGVFWATAFQPNIGVVNVILGALGLGSDHAWLAGADTALYPTVFVTIWASVGFAFLLLLGAMEQVPVSIYEAARVDGAGTVRRFFGMTLPMIRPVFVVTMVLEMIWQFNGFTVIWAMTQGGPGFATSVLPVLVYREAFQQLNFGMASAVAIMGGIILIAVGMFAMRLSRSKQEEF; from the coding sequence GTGGTGGGGGCCACCGCTACCGGGTGGCCCCCGCCGGCGAGGCGGAGAGCAATGAGCGATACGACTGAAGCGACGCGCACGAACGAGATGGACACGGTGGCCGTGGTGCTGCCGCCCGAGATGCGGAAGGGGGGACGGCGGCGGATCGGAATCGTCCGCGGGCGAAGGATCATCATGGCCGTGACGATCCTTCCCGCCGTCCTGCTGATCGCGGCGTTCCTCTGGGCGCCGGCTGTGCAGGGCATCCGAATCAGCTTCTCCGATTGGCGCGGCCTGGGCCCGATCGAGTTCATCGGGCTCGAGAACTACATCGATGCCTTCACCGGGTCGGAGTTCCTTCCCGCGCTCTGGCTGACGGTGGTCTACGCCGTGCTGAGCACGGCCGGCATCATGGCGGTCGCGACGTTGCTCGCGGCAGCCGTGAGTGCGCGCGTGCGCGGGGCCGCGTTCTACCGAGTGGTGTGGTTTCTCCCTGGTATCGCACCGATCGCCGCGGCCGGTGTGTTCTGGGCGACGGCGTTCCAGCCCAACATCGGCGTGGTGAACGTGATTCTCGGTGCGCTCGGACTCGGCAGCGACCACGCGTGGCTCGCAGGGGCCGACACGGCCCTGTACCCGACGGTATTCGTCACGATCTGGGCGAGCGTGGGCTTCGCATTCCTCCTCCTGCTCGGGGCCATGGAGCAGGTTCCCGTCTCGATCTACGAGGCGGCCCGCGTCGACGGTGCGGGCACGGTTCGGCGATTCTTCGGGATGACGCTTCCGATGATCCGACCGGTCTTCGTCGTCACGATGGTGCTCGAGATGATCTGGCAGTTCAACGGCTTCACGGTGATCTGGGCCATGACGCAGGGTGGCCCGGGGTTCGCAACGAGCGTGCTGCCGGTGCTGGTCTATCGGGAGGCGTTCCAGCAGTTGAACTTCGGCATGGCGAGTGCCGTCGCCATCATGGGCGGCATCATCCTCATCGCGGTCGGCATGTTCGCGATGCGGTTGAGCCGCTCCAAGCAGGAGGAGTTCTGA
- a CDS encoding amidohydrolase family protein, whose translation MSHPVIDTHQHIWDPKRAAYEWLGPDLAEIDRPIYFDELRHELRDAGVDFTVQVQSADDPDDTALMIESASMHPEVAGIVGYAPIDRPEECAATIEAWAGDSLMVGVRTLIHNQADPDWLLRPDVDEGLSVLEGYGLAFDVVSVLPRHLEHVPVIAERHPDLRLVIDHLSKPPIGLADREPWWSLIAAAAEHPNVHAKISGLYSATGDPAAWTTELVEPFVDRAVEVFGFDRLMYGGDWPISILAGGYTRVWNGLRPIFERFAPHEREQVLGRTAASFYRLSPARLGLG comes from the coding sequence ATGAGTCATCCAGTGATCGACACCCACCAGCACATCTGGGATCCGAAGCGAGCCGCGTACGAGTGGCTCGGGCCCGACCTCGCCGAGATCGATCGCCCGATCTACTTCGACGAGCTCCGTCACGAACTGCGCGACGCGGGCGTCGACTTCACGGTGCAGGTGCAGTCGGCCGACGACCCGGACGATACCGCGCTCATGATCGAGTCGGCGTCGATGCATCCCGAAGTCGCGGGCATCGTCGGGTATGCGCCGATCGACCGTCCGGAGGAGTGCGCGGCGACCATCGAGGCCTGGGCAGGTGACTCGCTCATGGTCGGCGTGCGCACCCTGATCCACAACCAGGCGGATCCGGATTGGCTGCTCAGGCCCGATGTCGATGAGGGGCTCTCCGTGCTCGAGGGCTACGGTCTCGCATTCGACGTCGTGTCGGTACTGCCGCGTCACCTCGAGCACGTGCCGGTCATCGCCGAGCGTCATCCCGACCTGCGTCTCGTCATCGACCACCTCTCCAAGCCGCCGATCGGCCTGGCCGATCGTGAGCCGTGGTGGAGCCTCATCGCCGCCGCGGCCGAGCACCCGAACGTGCATGCGAAGATCAGCGGGCTGTACTCCGCGACCGGCGACCCGGCCGCATGGACGACCGAGCTGGTCGAGCCGTTCGTGGACCGCGCGGTCGAGGTGTTCGGCTTCGACCGGCTCATGTACGGCGGGGACTGGCCCATCTCGATCCTGGCCGGTGGCTACACGAGGGTCTGGAACGGGCTGCGCCCGATCTTCGAGCGGTTCGCACCGCATGAGCGCGAGCAGGTGCTCGGCCGCACCGCGGCCTCGTTCTATCGGCTCTCGCCGGCGCGCCTCGGGCTGGGCTGA